One Vanrija pseudolonga chromosome 5, complete sequence genomic window, CTGATAACAATCAACCCACTCAGGCGGAGGCGACCAATTTTACACGTCATAAATTCTGACATGACTCCCCACTTGCACTCAATGTAGATTTCTGCATTTGGTCCGCCTTGTTGTGGTGGTTCAACTCTCTTGCTCACAACGCCCCCGTTTCTCCTACACCCTCCAACACACTCGAGCATCTCACCCACGCTCAAGAGCACAGATTAGCAACAAGCCTGGCGGGCATAGTCGTCTACAACACAGACTGCCAGCCATGTCGGCTAAGCTCTCCAGCGTGGAGCAGAAGGTCTACAACAAGGTCATGGCTTCCAAGAAGAAGGTGCGGTCGTCTGGACGAGACACGAGTCGCGCGCCCCCAGCTAACGCGTCACCACAGGCCATGACCTTGCCTCAGATCGAGGCTGCCATCCCCGGACTGTCCAAGAAGGAGCTCAACACTGCCATCAACAACATTGTCAAGTTtgtgcgtcgcgtcgtcgagtcTATCGGAGAGGAATAGCTAACGTGTCCAGAAACTGTTCGCGCCTACCAAGAGCAATGAGGGCGCGGTCATCTTCCATGCAGTTGCTGTCGAAGCGGCGAAGAagtgggtgctgctgcgctggtgCACGAGCTAACGCCTACCAGGCAGAATACCCTGACGATCGAGCAACAGTTTGTGTTGGGCATCATCGAGAAGGCCGGCAACAAGGGTAAGCTCTCCTCGGACTGGTGCAACAGCTAACAGGCAGGTATTTCCAAGAGCATGACCTCGTTGCAAGTCAACCCGGACGTCATGCCCCGTTCCCAGGTCTTAAAGTGCGTGGACTCGCTTGAGAAGCTCGGTCTCATCAAGTCGTTCAAGAGCGTAAACGTGGGTTTCAGCGGTGTGAAGGCAGGTGCTGATGAACAGGGCCCCATCACTCCATTGTTCATCCTGGCCAATTTGAACCCTCCAGAGGACATTGCTGGTGGCATCTGGTTCGACGAGAGCAAGGAGTACGATTCAGCCTTTGTCGACACGCTGAAGGAAGTCGTGCTCGGCTTTGTGACGAACAAGGTGGGTCCTCCTGAGGGACGCCAATGAGCTAACGTTTGCAGACTTTCCCCAACCAGAAGGGCAAGGATTCCATCTCAAAGCTTGTCGCCAACCCTATCCACCCCATCGGCAAGACGCCTGCGCTCCCTACGCCGGAACAAGTGCTTCGCTACATCCTCGCCACCAAGGTTACAAGCGCCGCACTCAGCGTGAAGAACGTAATGGAAATTGCCCGTGCTCTCGAACTTGACGGTCTCATTGAAGCTATCaagcccgtcggcggcgtctcCGTCGAGCAGCGCTACGAGTCGGACTCGGACGGAGAGCCAGCAcccaagcgccgccgagccaagGACTCTGACGACGAGATAGACCCCGAGGAGCGCGCACGACGGGAGCGCAAGAACCGAGAAaagctcaaggccaagctaaaggagaagaagcgtgaggagaagcgccgcgagaaggagaagaaggcacGCGCGAAGGAGAAAGAGAAGGAGAAGCGTCGCAAAGAaaaggagaaggagaagcgccgcaaggagaaggaccGCAAGAGGAAGGAGAGGGAtcagaagaagaagggcaaaTCCAAGGAGTCAAAGGTGAGTGGGACGTGGTGAGCTCATCGCTGCCTTGCTAACGCCCCGCAGTACATTGACTCTGACGATGAGCCCCTCCGTGAGCTTGACGACTCTAGCCCCGTGGCACCCAAGCGCAAGCGTGTCATCGAGTCTGGCTCCGAGTCAGACCCAATCtcctccgactcggacaCGGACAGCTCGTCTGACTCGGACACCGATTCTGATTCCGATTCCGACTCGGACGTCTCGTCGGTTGCATCTGAAGACATTGACTCGGGCCACATTTCACTCAAGCCCAAGTCGTCGACCGTTGGTATCTCGGCGAACCCATTCTTCTCAAGCGACGGCTCCAACACCCTCATCGATCTCGACGACCAGGCTGTGGTTTACCGCGCCACCCGCCGTCTGACCATCCCCCTTGGCCAGATGCAGGCCCCGTGCGGCGGCTGCCCGCAATTCAACTTTTGTGAAGAGGACGGCCCCGTCAACCCGTCGGGCTGCTCGTACTTCTCGGACTGGCTCTCCGGCACCAACGGTGGCTGGACTGCAGAAGTCAAGGCGGAGAAggctgccaaggccgccgaggaggagaaggctcgccgccgtgccctcgccgaggccaacggcgAACCCGACCCAGAACAGGTCAACGGGGACGAGACCGTGCTCTACGAGGAGGGCGTGTatgaggagggcggcgagtaCGAGGAGGGTGActacgccgaggaggaggactaTGAGGAGAACGGCGACCTGAACTTCTAGAGCAGGTCACTGAGAAAAGGGGGTCATTGCCCACAAGAGGACGTCACGATAGTTCCTTGTCCACCACACCATGGCTCTTAGCATGGCTGTTTAGCATTTACATTGCATTGTGCTGTATATTAGTGTTTGGAGGCGGTAATGGGTGCGATGACGTGTATGTGGCAGTGGGACACATCATGGGCAGGAAGGTGACGACGAGCATAGCCGCGATGTCACGACGCCAACTGAATGTTCCTCCACACCGGCCGCAACGCGAGCTTATAGccgcgaggtcaaggtcaGGGCGCCATCTCTGAAGCAGGAACAAGCGAAGAGAAGGCGACTGTCGCCACGCGCTGCCATCCATCTGCCTTGcttccctccctctctctccctccACCATTCCGCCCGCCAAACCCACCACCTCGCGATCTCAACGCTCAAATCCGACCGGGGAACACAGAGAACACCAATAAATGatcggcgagatggccgagcggTCTAAGGCGCTGTGTTAAGGTGTGCAACTCTGCATATCCGCAGTCTTCGGACGTGGGTTCGAATCCCACTCTCGTCAGCTGGGGATTCACTTCCTCCAACCAACCAATCATAATACACTGTTGGTGAAACGGTATCATGCGTCCTTGCCATTCAGAATGGACGCGGCAGGGGTTCGACTCCCTTACAGTGTAGAAGAAGAAAAGCACGACCATGTCTTCGTTTTTGGAGGTCGAAGAGGCGGAGGTGTGAGTGTGGCAGTTGAAATTTGGCGCCACTTTCACCAAAGTGGCTGCTTTTTCAATTGGCACCGACACCAATTGCTTCCGGGCAATTAATATACGAATATTCACATTTGAATTCTAATCGGCACACGTTATTGACATGAAAAGGAAGGGGAAACACAATCATACGAAGGAGTGCCAACCAGAACCAGCCTGGTGGCCTTGAAACTAAAATCGTAACTCAGTTCAGTCGGTGCGTcgatgggcgcggcggcggctccggCGCGAGGGACACTTGGGCCTGTTCGACGTGGCAGCGGGTGTgcgggcgctggcgctcgtcgcggcccacagggcggcggccttctcctgCGGGCTCGGAGGGTCCACGAGGTTGATCTGCGGCCCCTTGGGGCCCCACGGCTTCTCGAGTGTCTCCGTGGGCTCGGGCGCTGACAAGATGTCGGACGGGGGCACCACAGGTCCTAGGTCACCGGGGGGCGAAAGAAGTTTGTCCGGGTAGGCGATGGCGAGTCAGTCGTAGGTTGGGGGGTAGGTGGCGCTTCGGTTGTCGGtgcgggcgtcgtcgtcgggctcggctcGACCCATTCCGAGGTAGTGGTGGGCTCAACCCACTGGGAAGTGGTGCTCGGCTCCACCCACTGGGAAGTGGTGCTCGGCTCCACCCACTGGGAAGTGGTGCTCGGCTCCACCCACTCGGACGTTGTCGACGGCTCGACCCATGCAGACGTGGTGCTCGGTTCGACCCACTAGGAGGTGGTAGACGGTTCGACCCACTGGGAGGTGGTAGACGGCTCGACCCACTGGGAGGTGGTGGACGGCTCGACCCATTCGGAGGAAGACGCTTGGGTTGTGGCGGAATCCGACTCAGGCGCCGACGTGGTGCTCACCTGCGGCTCCTCGGTCGTCGTGGGACTCGGCTCGCTCAGAGTGGTAGTGGTCGGTTGGGTGGTCGCCACACTCTCACTGGTGGGGGCCTCTGGTGACGGAGAGTCGGGCGTCGCATTGCTGCTTCCGCTGCTTGCCCCCGAGTCCCCGCTGCCAGAGCTACCACTAGGGTCGCCACCAGAGCTGCCACCAGAGTCGCCACCAGAGCTGTCACCAGAGCTGCCACCAGAGCTGCCACCAGAGCTGCCACCAGAGCTGCCGCCAGAGCTGCCACCAGAGCTGCCGCCAGAGCTGCCACCAGAGCTGCCACCAGAGCTGCCACCAGAGCTACCACCATCactgttgtcgtcgccaccgccgatGATCGAgccagcaccgccgacaATGGCGCCACCGGCTGCAGCTCCCGCTCCTCCAACAACAGCAGCTCCGCCAGCGGCAGCTCCACCggctgcagcggcgccacCAACCGTGGCACCTCCAGCTGCAGCACCGCCGACAACAgctccaccagcagcagctccaccagcagcagctccaccAGCAACTGCTCCTCCGGCCACAGTTCCGCCGCTGGCACCACCACTGGTGCCGGACCCGTTGCTAGGGTTATTGGCGTTGGGTTTGCTTTTGTCCGGAATGTCGCAGGTGTCGGCCTGTCGCTTTCCTTTGCCTTTCTTGCCTGAACTGCTTGCTTTGCCCGATGGCTGTTTTGTTGTGGCAAAGTTCTTTATCCCGTCAATGAGCTCGTTGAAGCTCCTGGTACCGGTAGCGCGGTCGGGCATGTCATGGGGGTGGATTGAGGAGTTCAAGGCTGCGGACATGTAGGAgggcggagggggaggggcgtgAGCAGTGGCCAGGGGCTCATGTCCACGTTCACTTACTCGTTCGAGTTAATCGGCAGGCCGTTAGGACCCATCTGGGGTTTGTAGTCCTGAACGCCGTACATGTGGCTGGGAGCAAGGAAGGAGGGATTGTGGTTTAATTTCTCGTTCTTGAGAATCCTTGGATCTCATGCCAATCGTCATGTAGTTGTCTTTGTTCTCGCCCACAGCTTTCAATGCATCTGTAAGCCGGGTGTTGAACTGGGCATCGGTCATGTCGTTCCTTGAGACAAGGGGAacttcctcgccgaggagaatCTCCAGGCCCTGTTTGGATCAATTTCAGTGTCTCTGTGGCAACGAGACTGGGAACAACACGTACCCGATGGACAGGGGCGCTTGTGTCGCAGGTAACACCATACTCGTCGCGAACGGCCTGCACGATCGCCTCCGGGTACCTGGCCGGATCGTATTAGCACTATACCGTCCGCCTCAAGAGGGGTACTGTATCTCTCACCATCCACCATCACCATTCTCGGCGACCGGTGACTTTGCGGCGCGATGATCCGCATTCGGGTCAAAGGTCGCCTCGAATGGAGGAACACATTCCAAGCCTGCCTTCTTGCTCTTACTAGTGAACTTGTCCTTGGGGCGGGTTGATGGATCCTTGGGAAGTCTCACGGTGGCTTTGTTTGGGTTGTTGAGATCAGGTTTGACCAACTGTCGAATCCGACCAGGATTCCTGTCGGCGATTATCATCAGTGCCCCAAGGAGCCAGCACTCTTTCGTATCCTTCTGCCGGATGTCTTTGTAGGAGATGACGTTGTTGGCCCCAAACAAGGACTGGGGGGCGCGTTCGAGTAGCGGCCCTCGGGCCTGGAGATCATCGCGTCCTGGAGGAAAAGGTGCGGCAGTCGCGGTTAAGACTGTGGGGGGTCAGGGATGATGCTTCAAGCTGATACGAGAGAAGGTTCCGAAACGCAAGCCCACTTGCGAGGCGTTGGGCGCCTGATCGGGAGGGCGGGTCAAACTGCCACTCACAAAGGGCTACGACGAGGATAGTCGTCCACGCCAGCGATGTCACTCTCATCGTGCGCGGTGTAAGAATCTTGAGATGAATGGGTCCTTTCGCAGACGCCTAGGCTTGGCCTTTATATCATCCCCGCGGTGCTGCACCGTCAGAGCCCTAAAAGCACATCGGTCCCCGCGACGTCTAGACACCAGCGTTGTTtacgtcgacgaccagggATAGAGAGCGGGTGTTGCTGTGCTGGGGCTACCGTGCAACAAAAACAACTCGCAAACCCCCTGTGTCGCCCCTGCGCAAACGGCATGTTCCTGTACGGTGGAGTGGAAGGGGTAGACACCGATCTTGCGACTGAGGTCGTTAGGTGCGATTCCCTGCCTCTCATCTCACACCGTCGGGTTCCTCGTTCGCATGCGGGTGCTGTTCGAAGTTGCGGACGTCAGGAGTCAGAT contains:
- the rpc6_1 gene encoding putative DNA-directed RNA polymerase III subunit rpc6: MSAKLSSVEQKVYNKVMASKKKAMTLPQIEAAIPGLSKKELNTAINNIVKFKLFAPTKSNEGAVIFHAVAVEAAKKQNTLTIEQQFVLGIIEKAGNKGISKSMTSLQVNPDVMPRSQVLKCVDSLEKLGLIKSFKSVNVGFSGVKAGADEQGPITPLFILANLNPPEDIAGGIWFDESKEYDSAFVDTLKEVVLGFVTNKTFPNQKGKDSISKLVANPIHPIGKTPALPTPEQVLRYILATKVTSAALSVKNVMEIARALELDGLIEAIKPVGGVSVEQRYESDSDGEPAPKRRRAKDSDDEIDPEERARRERKNREKLKAKLKEKKREEKRREKEKKARAKEKEKEKRRKEKEKEKRRKEKDRKRKERDQKKKGKSKESKYIDSDDEPLRELDDSSPVAPKRKRVIESGSESDPISSDSDTDSSSDSDTDSDSDSDSDVSSVASEDIDSGHISLKPKSSTVGISANPFFSSDGSNTLIDLDDQAVVYRATRRLTIPLGQMQAPCGGCPQFNFCEEDGPVNPSGCSYFSDWLSGTNGGWTAEVKAEKAAKAAEEEKARRRALAEANGEPDPEQVNGDETVLYEEGVYEEGGEYEEGDYAEEEDYEENGDLNF
- the rpc6_1 gene encoding putative DNA-directed RNA polymerase III subunit rpc6, which encodes MSAKLSSVEQKVYNKVMASKKKAMTLPQIEAAIPGLSKKELNTAINNIVKFKLFAPTKSNEGAVIFHAVAVEAAKKQNTLTIEQQFVLGIIEKAGNKGISKSMTSLQVNPDVMPRSQVLKCVDSLEKLGLIKSFKSVNGPITPLFILANLNPPEDIAGGIWFDESKEYDSAFVDTLKEVVLGFVTNKTFPNQKGKDSISKLVANPIHPIGKTPALPTPEQVLRYILATKVTSAALSVKNVMEIARALELDGLIEAIKPVGGVSVEQRYESDSDGEPAPKRRRAKDSDDEIDPEERARRERKNREKLKAKLKEKKREEKRREKEKKARAKEKEKEKRRKEKEKEKRRKEKDRKRKERDQKKKGKSKESKYIDSDDEPLRELDDSSPVAPKRKRVIESGSESDPISSDSDTDSSSDSDTDSDSDSDSDVSSVASEDIDSGHISLKPKSSTVGISANPFFSSDGSNTLIDLDDQAVVYRATRRLTIPLGQMQAPCGGCPQFNFCEEDGPVNPSGCSYFSDWLSGTNGGWTAEVKAEKAAKAAEEEKARRRALAEANGEPDPEQVNGDETVLYEEGVYEEGGEYEEGDYAEEEDYEENGDLNF